One window from the genome of Paraclostridium sordellii encodes:
- a CDS encoding leucine-rich repeat domain-containing protein — MKFLKKSCSLVISLVLSSMLLTGCNLAKNKNQDSSVSTNEKKVVKANKKAPDTLTSKKHSNETIKEISTKDYLNDDILSNQDKKTVNNKSDGNRIVSKKEVSKNSYEVHNANKKYNKIKSEDTKFIEEKEVKKDNKIKKEDIRHKADNQAKENNIVKKEDNKPKEDNEVREVEKIKGEDTKPDIDNQVRKEDKTKDEVNKPDTDNEVKEDEKTKDEGNKPDTDNEVKEDEKTKDEGNKPDTDNEVKEDEKTKDEGNKPDTDNEVKEDEKTKDEVNKPDTDNEVKEDEKTKDEVNKPDTDKEVKEDEKTKDEGNKPDTDKEVKEDEKTKDEVNKPDKDKEVKEDEKTKDEGNKLDTDNEVKEDEKTKDEVNKPDEELVNINDEYLRKAVNKALGRDENSQDKITAKDMENITKIDSGFLALYTDEKGEPRRGIKSLEGLEYAKNLKTLKVSMNSITDLTPIKDLTNLEFLEVFRNEISDLTPLKNLKNLEHLDIYNNKGIVNLEPISKLNKINFIDMHYCNRRSARVTFEDLGSLTNLEFLSIDDDFVDDLSFVRNLKKLSTFSCNNNYVTDLSYIQALATDSFEDWSGDKFFNMYGQMLKEDIKVEAPSEGIVYKMKCRVTGADKYIEKIYKTYEITEGLPAISNKDENKNISLRYNKFTNELELTVGKNTSSKKTNTKFTAVLEYGMYSLKMTFDITQDGVKDISKVEVNEI, encoded by the coding sequence ATGAAATTTTTAAAAAAAAGTTGTAGTTTGGTAATATCATTAGTTTTAAGTTCTATGCTATTAACAGGCTGTAATTTAGCTAAAAATAAGAATCAAGATAGTAGTGTTAGCACTAATGAAAAGAAAGTAGTTAAAGCTAATAAAAAAGCTCCAGATACCTTAACTTCCAAAAAACATAGCAATGAAACTATAAAGGAAATTTCAACAAAAGATTACTTAAATGATGATATATTAAGTAATCAAGATAAGAAAACTGTAAATAACAAATCAGATGGAAATAGGATTGTATCTAAAAAGGAAGTTTCAAAAAATAGTTATGAAGTACATAATGCCAATAAAAAATACAATAAAATCAAAAGTGAAGATACCAAGTTTATTGAAGAAAAGGAAGTAAAAAAAGACAATAAAATTAAAAAAGAGGACATTAGACATAAGGCAGATAATCAAGCAAAAGAAAACAATATAGTCAAAAAAGAAGATAACAAGCCTAAAGAAGATAATGAAGTGAGAGAAGTTGAAAAAATAAAAGGTGAAGATACTAAACCTGATATAGACAACCAAGTAAGAAAAGAGGATAAAACAAAAGATGAAGTTAACAAACCAGATACAGACAATGAAGTAAAAGAAGATGAAAAAACAAAAGACGAAGGCAATAAACCAGATACAGATAATGAAGTAAAAGAAGATGAAAAAACAAAAGACGAAGGCAATAAACCAGATACAGATAACGAAGTAAAAGAAGATGAAAAAACAAAAGACGAAGGCAATAAACCAGATACAGATAACGAAGTAAAAGAAGATGAGAAAACAAAAGACGAAGTTAATAAGCCAGATACAGATAATGAAGTAAAAGAAGACGAAAAGACAAAAGATGAAGTTAATAAGCCAGATACAGATAAAGAAGTAAAAGAAGACGAAAAGACAAAAGACGAAGGCAATAAACCAGATACAGATAAAGAAGTAAAAGAAGATGAGAAAACAAAAGATGAAGTTAACAAACCAGATAAAGATAAAGAAGTAAAAGAAGATGAAAAAACAAAAGACGAAGGCAATAAACTAGATACAGATAATGAAGTAAAAGAAGATGAAAAGACAAAAGATGAAGTTAACAAGCCAGATGAAGAATTAGTTAATATAAATGATGAATATTTAAGAAAAGCTGTTAACAAGGCTTTAGGAAGAGATGAAAATTCTCAAGATAAAATTACAGCAAAGGATATGGAAAACATAACTAAAATTGATAGTGGGTTTTTAGCATTATACACAGATGAAAAAGGAGAACCAAGAAGAGGTATTAAAAGCTTAGAAGGATTAGAGTATGCTAAAAATCTTAAGACTCTTAAAGTAAGTATGAACAGTATAACTGATTTAACTCCAATAAAAGATTTAACAAACTTAGAGTTTTTAGAAGTATTTAGAAATGAAATAAGTGATTTAACGCCATTAAAAAACCTTAAAAATTTAGAACACTTAGATATATATAACAATAAAGGAATAGTTAATTTAGAACCTATTTCTAAACTTAACAAAATAAACTTTATTGATATGCACTATTGTAATAGACGTAGCGCTAGAGTAACTTTTGAAGATTTAGGAAGTCTTACAAATCTAGAGTTTTTAAGTATTGATGATGATTTTGTTGATGACCTTAGTTTTGTAAGAAATCTTAAAAAGTTAAGTACTTTTAGTTGTAATAACAATTATGTAACTGATTTAAGTTATATACAAGCTTTAGCTACTGATTCTTTTGAAGATTGGTCAGGAGATAAGTTCTTTAATATGTATGGACAAATGCTTAAAGAAGATATTAAGGTAGAAGCTCCAAGTGAAGGAATTGTTTATAAAATGAAATGTCGAGTTACTGGAGCTGATAAATATATTGAAAAAATTTATAAAACTTATGAAATAACTGAAGGACTTCCAGCAATATCTAATAAAGATGAAAATAAAAATATATCTCTTAGATATAATAAATTTACTAATGAACTGGAATTAACAGTAGGTAAAAATACTAGTTCTAAAAAAACTAATACTAAATTTACTGCAGTATTAGAATATGGTATGTATAGTTTAAAAATGACTTTTGATATAACTCAAGATGGAGTTAAAGATATATCTAAAGTAGAGGTAAATGAGATATAA
- a CDS encoding YkvI family membrane protein, with protein sequence MKSNNLDSLSSKPNVKGIFGVASVWFAAHVGGGFATGNQTMNFFVKEGWYTFWIPILIMGIIALVYRETMIMARNHQAFDYRTLSKKLYEPYDKILSIVFEICYIIIVLLATGGSIAGSAALFNNFGLNYNLGVVITGAILFLLTIFGATLIRSASSFMTIIIVICLTLICYIGISANSNNFINLATTYYTTESVWKALWLGLKYAGFQCIVFSIIISVCQPLKLDREINATTIIGFILNSIMIVLSCMMLFAWLPHTSDKTLPILYICKQIGKDWLVILYTVVLFLAFISTGISCVFGAITRFENFIKVPENITIRRGLLSLCCMILSMAISLFGLTSIVKIGYGYTGVLGIFVVIIPVLTVGHIKNKKFKLDQQNSVEVEVEIDNI encoded by the coding sequence TTGAAAAGCAATAACTTAGACTCATTAAGTTCTAAGCCGAATGTAAAAGGTATTTTCGGTGTTGCTTCAGTTTGGTTTGCTGCTCATGTTGGTGGGGGCTTTGCCACAGGTAATCAGACAATGAACTTCTTTGTTAAGGAAGGTTGGTACACATTTTGGATACCAATCTTAATCATGGGTATTATAGCTTTAGTTTATAGGGAAACAATGATTATGGCTAGAAACCACCAAGCTTTTGATTATAGAACCTTATCTAAAAAACTCTACGAACCTTATGATAAAATTTTATCCATAGTATTTGAGATTTGTTATATTATAATAGTTTTACTTGCAACAGGTGGCTCTATTGCAGGTTCTGCTGCACTATTTAATAACTTTGGTCTTAACTATAATTTAGGGGTTGTAATTACAGGAGCTATATTATTTTTACTAACAATATTTGGAGCAACCCTAATTAGAAGCGCTTCTTCATTTATGACTATAATAATTGTCATTTGTCTTACTCTAATCTGTTACATAGGAATATCTGCCAACTCAAATAATTTTATAAATTTAGCAACAACTTATTATACTACTGAATCAGTTTGGAAGGCTCTCTGGTTAGGATTAAAATATGCCGGATTCCAATGCATAGTATTTTCAATAATCATAAGTGTTTGCCAACCTCTTAAATTAGATAGAGAAATTAATGCAACAACTATAATAGGATTTATATTGAATAGCATAATGATTGTACTTAGCTGTATGATGTTGTTTGCATGGCTTCCTCACACTTCAGATAAAACTCTTCCAATTCTTTATATTTGTAAGCAAATAGGAAAAGATTGGCTTGTAATATTATATACTGTTGTGCTTTTCCTAGCATTTATATCTACAGGTATAAGTTGTGTTTTTGGAGCAATTACAAGATTTGAAAATTTTATTAAAGTACCAGAAAATATAACAATTAGACGAGGTTTACTTTCTCTATGTTGTATGATTTTATCTATGGCTATATCTTTGTTTGGACTTACATCTATAGTTAAAATTGGTTATGGATATACTGGAGTATTAGGAATTTTTGTTGTAATAATCCCCGTGCTTACTGTCGGCCACATTAAAAATAAAAAATTCAAATTAGATCAACAAAATTCAGTAGAAGTTGAAGTTGAAATAGATA
- a CDS encoding cold-shock protein — translation MNNGIVKWFNNEKGFGFITVDGGEDVFAHFSAIQTDGFKSLEEGQKVSFNIVKGARGPQAENITIL, via the coding sequence ATGAATAATGGAATAGTAAAATGGTTTAACAATGAAAAAGGATTTGGTTTCATAACAGTAGATGGAGGAGAAGACGTATTCGCTCATTTCTCAGCTATACAAACTGATGGGTTTAAATCATTAGAAGAAGGTCAAAAAGTAAGCTTTAATATAGTTAAAGGTGCTAGAGGACCTCAAGCAGAAAACATAACTATATTATAA
- the yedE gene encoding YedE family putative selenium transporter — protein sequence MKEKRNIIIGGALIGFISVISVFLGNPKNMGICIACFIRDIAGSLGLHNASVVQYIRPEIIGIVLGSFILSLSSREFKSRGGSSIFIRFCLGFMIMVGALMFLGCPTRMVLRLAGGDLNAIFGIVGFVAGIGIGIFCLQKGFSLKRNYKQTKLEGFLFPAINVILLVLLISSSSLLLFSIKGPGSQHAPVIVALAVGLVVGVVCQKTRLCMVGGFRDLFLFKDSYLLLGFLAMLVAAFVGNLIFGFFKPSFVNQPVAHTNGLWNFLGMVVAGWGSVLLGGCPMRQLVLSGEGNIDSVITILGMLIGAAFCHNFKLASSPKGPTPNGQIAVIICFVILGFISYYSCKSEKTNKNKIKGDVNFG from the coding sequence ATGAAAGAAAAAAGAAATATAATTATTGGAGGTGCTCTAATCGGATTTATTTCGGTAATATCTGTATTTTTAGGAAATCCAAAGAATATGGGTATATGTATAGCGTGCTTCATAAGAGATATTGCAGGTTCTCTTGGTCTTCATAATGCTTCAGTAGTTCAATATATCAGGCCTGAAATAATTGGAATAGTTTTAGGGTCATTTATCTTATCATTATCAAGTCGTGAATTTAAATCTCGTGGTGGTTCATCAATATTTATAAGATTTTGCTTAGGCTTTATGATAATGGTAGGTGCTTTAATGTTTTTAGGTTGCCCTACTAGAATGGTACTTAGATTAGCTGGCGGAGATTTAAATGCTATATTTGGTATAGTTGGTTTTGTTGCTGGTATAGGTATTGGAATCTTTTGTCTACAAAAAGGCTTCTCTCTTAAAAGAAATTACAAACAAACCAAACTTGAAGGTTTCTTATTTCCTGCAATAAATGTTATATTGCTTGTCTTATTAATATCATCATCTTCTTTACTATTATTTTCAATAAAAGGACCAGGTTCTCAACACGCTCCAGTAATAGTTGCTTTAGCAGTAGGACTTGTAGTTGGGGTTGTATGCCAAAAAACTAGATTATGTATGGTTGGTGGATTTAGAGATTTATTTTTATTTAAAGATTCTTATCTTTTATTAGGATTTTTAGCTATGCTTGTAGCTGCATTTGTTGGAAACTTAATATTTGGATTTTTCAAACCAAGTTTTGTAAATCAACCAGTAGCTCATACAAATGGTTTATGGAACTTTTTAGGTATGGTAGTAGCAGGATGGGGTTCTGTATTATTAGGTGGATGCCCTATGAGACAGTTAGTTTTATCTGGTGAAGGTAATATCGACTCTGTAATAACAATATTAGGTATGCTTATAGGTGCTGCTTTCTGTCATAACTTTAAGTTAGCTTCTTCTCCAAAAGGCCCTACTCCAAATGGCCAAATAGCAGTTATTATCTGCTTTGTAATATTAGGTTTCATATCATATTATAGTTGTAAATCTGAAAAAACTAATAAAAATAAAATAAAAGGAGATGTTAATTTTGGTTAA
- the metG gene encoding methionine--tRNA ligase, with product MNVFIGGAWPYANGSLHIGHIVALLPGDVIARYYRKKGDNVLYVSGSDCHGTPISIRAKSEGVTPKEIANKYHSEFKYCFDKLNFSYDCYGRTDDEFHKVEVQNIITSLYNNGLIYEKDVEQIYCNSCKQFLPDRYVEGICPNCKSNARGDQCDNCGSLLDPIELSDRKCKLCGDFPSVKESRQLYFALSKFQDVIKDNLDKNKDKWKINAVNNTERYLFEGLHDRAISRDISLGIDIQIDKFKDKKVYVWIDAVLGYLTMSKKWSIDNNKSYEEFWKEDAISYYVHGKDNIPFHSIILPALLKGIGYKKLVDRIVSSEYLTLQGKKISTSNNWAVWVPDIVKSYNSDSLRYFFLINAPEKRDSDFSWREFVNSNNGELLGAYGNLVNRTLVFIKKYYDNKVTNGEIDEAIKKSIKDLYDEVGVLIEKGNLRIALESIFEVIRSVNKYFDTSTPWLTVKEDNEKCRNSIYTCIYAISNLANLLEPFLPDSSFKIKDWLSINHSNWSEIENIHCNLADDISILFERLDKKVIEIEEENLKVKVN from the coding sequence ATGAATGTTTTTATAGGAGGAGCATGGCCATATGCTAATGGATCACTTCACATTGGTCATATAGTAGCATTATTACCTGGAGATGTTATAGCTAGATACTATAGAAAAAAAGGAGATAATGTACTTTATGTATCAGGTAGTGACTGTCATGGAACACCAATATCAATTAGAGCCAAGTCAGAAGGAGTTACTCCAAAGGAAATAGCAAACAAGTATCATAGTGAATTTAAGTATTGTTTTGATAAATTGAACTTTTCCTATGATTGTTACGGAAGAACTGATGATGAGTTTCATAAAGTTGAAGTTCAAAATATAATAACTTCTTTATATAACAATGGTTTGATTTATGAAAAAGATGTAGAACAGATTTACTGTAATAGTTGTAAGCAGTTTTTACCTGATAGATATGTTGAAGGCATATGTCCTAATTGTAAATCAAATGCAAGGGGAGATCAATGTGACAACTGTGGTTCTTTACTAGACCCAATAGAACTATCAGATAGAAAATGTAAGTTATGTGGTGACTTTCCTTCAGTAAAAGAATCTAGACAACTATACTTTGCTTTATCTAAATTTCAAGATGTTATAAAAGATAATCTAGATAAAAACAAAGATAAATGGAAAATAAATGCTGTAAATAATACAGAAAGATATCTTTTTGAAGGATTACATGATAGAGCCATATCAAGAGATATTTCTCTAGGTATAGATATACAAATAGATAAATTTAAAGATAAGAAAGTTTATGTTTGGATAGATGCTGTACTTGGTTATCTTACTATGAGTAAAAAATGGTCAATAGATAATAACAAGTCATATGAAGAGTTTTGGAAGGAGGATGCAATTTCTTATTATGTCCATGGAAAAGATAATATTCCGTTTCACTCAATAATACTACCAGCTTTATTAAAAGGTATTGGTTATAAAAAATTAGTTGATAGAATTGTATCTAGTGAATATCTAACATTACAAGGAAAAAAGATTTCAACTAGTAACAACTGGGCTGTATGGGTTCCTGATATAGTAAAGAGTTATAACTCTGATTCCTTAAGGTACTTCTTCTTGATAAATGCTCCAGAAAAACGAGATTCAGATTTTTCATGGAGGGAATTTGTAAATAGCAATAATGGAGAGTTACTAGGAGCTTATGGGAATTTAGTAAACAGAACTTTAGTATTTATAAAAAAGTATTATGATAATAAAGTTACTAATGGTGAGATTGATGAAGCTATTAAGAAAAGTATAAAAGATTTATATGATGAAGTAGGTGTTCTTATAGAAAAAGGAAACTTAAGAATTGCACTGGAGAGTATTTTTGAAGTTATAAGAAGTGTAAATAAGTATTTTGATACAAGTACACCTTGGTTAACAGTAAAAGAGGATAATGAAAAGTGTAGAAATAGTATATATACTTGTATTTATGCAATTTCTAATTTAGCTAATTTATTAGAGCCCTTTTTACCAGACTCTTCATTTAAAATAAAAGATTGGTTATCTATTAATCATAGTAATTGGAGTGAGATAGAAAATATACATTGTAATTTAGCAGATGATATTTCTATATTATTTGAAAGACTTGATAAGAAAGTAATAGAAATTGAAGAAGAAAATTTAAAAGTAAAAGTTAATTAA
- a CDS encoding helix-turn-helix transcriptional regulator: protein MNKVKEYRTLAKMSQLELAKKVGVARQTINLIENQKYNPSLDLCIRIAKALGTDLNTLFWEDE from the coding sequence ATGAATAAAGTAAAAGAGTATAGAACTTTAGCGAAGATGTCTCAGTTAGAACTGGCAAAAAAAGTAGGGGTTGCAAGACAAACTATAAATTTAATTGAGAATCAAAAGTATAATCCATCTTTGGATTTATGCATTAGGATTGCAAAAGCTTTGGGAACTGACTTGAATACACTATTTTGGGAGGATGAGTAA
- a CDS encoding DUF3343 domain-containing protein: MNYFATFFTHSGAIKFSRFLTKVKIVNESCPVPRKLSSNCGIGVSFSYTGDIDELYIDDIEKIYFIDNDKYCLYKDFDN; the protein is encoded by the coding sequence ATGAATTATTTTGCTACATTTTTTACTCACTCTGGTGCTATAAAATTTTCTAGGTTTTTAACTAAAGTCAAAATAGTAAATGAGTCTTGTCCTGTTCCTCGAAAACTAAGTTCTAATTGTGGTATTGGTGTTAGTTTTTCTTATACAGGGGATATAGATGAACTTTATATTGATGATATAGAAAAAATTTATTTTATAGATAATGATAAATATTGTTTATACAAAGATTTCGATAATTAA
- a CDS encoding GNAT family N-acetyltransferase, giving the protein MSILRKMSSIEFENYIDNAVKSYAKEKIESGNWTEDDKLLPNGVNSNNNYLFSILNEIDKVIGMIWLNVKENNLGFIYDLNIYKEYQGKGYGLKAMEEIENIARSLKLEKIELHVFGHNTKAINLYEKLNYKKTNIIMNKKL; this is encoded by the coding sequence ATGAGTATATTAAGAAAAATGTCTAGCATTGAATTTGAAAACTACATAGATAATGCAGTAAAGTCTTATGCTAAAGAAAAGATTGAATCTGGAAATTGGACTGAAGATGATAAACTACTTCCTAATGGAGTAAACTCAAATAACAATTATTTATTTTCCATATTAAATGAAATTGATAAGGTTATTGGCATGATTTGGCTTAATGTAAAGGAAAATAATTTAGGCTTTATATATGACTTAAATATATACAAAGAATATCAAGGCAAAGGTTATGGATTAAAAGCAATGGAGGAAATTGAAAATATTGCAAGGTCATTGAAATTAGAAAAGATAGAACTTCATGTGTTTGGACATAATACAAAAGCTATAAATTTATATGAAAAGTTAAATTACAAAAAAACTAATATAATAATGAATAAGAAACTTTAA
- a CDS encoding sulfurtransferase TusA family protein, translating into MLILVKKIDARGFSCPQPVLMSKKGLEESPDGIEVLVDNHAACQNIKRFMENSGYEVYIKEIDDEFIIGCGK; encoded by the coding sequence ATGTTAATTTTGGTTAAAAAAATAGATGCTAGAGGATTTTCATGTCCTCAACCTGTTCTTATGTCTAAAAAAGGGCTAGAAGAAAGCCCAGATGGTATAGAGGTTTTAGTTGATAATCATGCTGCATGTCAAAACATTAAGAGATTTATGGAAAATTCAGGATATGAAGTTTACATAAAAGAAATTGATGATGAATTCATAATAGGATGTGGTAAGTAG
- a CDS encoding RNA polymerase sigma factor has product MDRKTFITKVLECEKTLYNVSKSILINDADCEDAVQEAILKAFNKLHTLKNEEYFKTWLIRILMNECYRLKSKKKISIPYEDCINDLKSENEKDYSELYIAIKNLPKRISITMVLYYVEGYSIEEIKRILKIPSGTVKSRLSKGRKLLKTNLENMEALYE; this is encoded by the coding sequence TTGGATAGAAAAACATTTATAACCAAGGTTCTTGAATGTGAAAAAACTCTATACAATGTGTCAAAATCAATACTAATAAATGATGCAGATTGTGAGGATGCCGTTCAAGAAGCTATTTTAAAAGCCTTTAATAAATTACATACATTAAAAAATGAAGAATACTTTAAAACATGGTTAATTAGAATTTTAATGAATGAATGTTACAGGCTAAAGTCAAAGAAAAAAATAAGCATTCCTTATGAGGATTGTATCAATGACTTAAAATCAGAAAATGAAAAAGACTATAGTGAACTTTATATAGCAATAAAAAATTTACCTAAACGCATTAGTATAACTATGGTTCTTTACTATGTAGAAGGATATTCTATAGAAGAAATTAAACGAATTTTAAAAATACCATCTGGTACTGTTAAAAGCAGATTATCAAAAGGAAGAAAATTATTAAAAACAAATTTAGAAAATATGGAGGCACTTTATGAATAA
- a CDS encoding DUF3278 domain-containing protein gives MNKLETKLLKHYIGYEQPRDEYQQGVINETLTTANLYTFYLLTICMVISLIFDSINHKFTFGTFALFFIQQFNCYYVLSKMRKSGVDVTEFDDDMDYKEQVKILRNKTIIGAIQWTLWMVVAMGYIFPTLWGDPINMDFTQIMIFICGGILFGVLCYIFAKGKLKKLED, from the coding sequence ATGAATAAGCTAGAGACAAAACTTTTAAAACATTACATAGGATATGAACAACCAAGGGATGAGTATCAACAAGGTGTAATTAATGAAACACTTACAACTGCAAATTTATACACTTTTTACTTACTTACAATTTGTATGGTAATTAGTCTTATTTTTGATTCTATTAATCATAAGTTTACCTTTGGAACTTTTGCTTTGTTTTTTATTCAACAGTTTAATTGTTATTATGTTTTAAGTAAAATGAGAAAATCTGGAGTAGATGTAACTGAATTTGATGATGATATGGATTATAAGGAACAAGTAAAGATTTTAAGAAATAAAACTATAATAGGGGCTATACAGTGGACTTTGTGGATGGTTGTTGCAATGGGATATATTTTCCCAACTTTATGGGGAGATCCAATAAATATGGATTTTACTCAAATAATGATATTTATTTGTGGTGGTATTTTATTTGGAGTACTTTGTTATATTTTTGCAAAAGGAAAGTTAAAGAAATTAGAAGATTAA
- a CDS encoding helix-turn-helix domain-containing protein, producing the protein MNFGNKLLRLRKEKGMSQEALSEKLNTSRQAISKWENGQGFPETEKLLLIGNIFNVSIDYLLKDTLEQDIENKKGYYASKEVIEGYLINEKNHISIYL; encoded by the coding sequence ATGAATTTTGGGAATAAGCTATTAAGGTTGAGAAAGGAAAAGGGGATGTCTCAAGAAGCCCTATCTGAAAAACTAAATACAAGTAGGCAAGCAATTAGCAAATGGGAAAATGGGCAAGGATTTCCGGAAACTGAAAAGTTACTTTTAATCGGAAATATATTTAATGTATCCATTGATTATTTATTAAAAGATACATTAGAACAAGATATAGAGAATAAAAAGGGATATTATGCAAGTAAAGAAGTTATTGAAGGATATTTGATTAATGAAAAAAATCACATAAGTATTTATCTTTAG
- a CDS encoding aminotransferase class V-fold PLP-dependent enzyme, with protein MSRVYCDNGATSYPKAPLMAEVISDYINNIGCNVNRGAYSTSYEAENIVYETRELICELFNFDKAENVVFTPNITNSLNVVIKGLLKENDHVVVSSMEHNAVMRPLNFLKDKNVTFTRVMCNNLGEINLEDVENAIKDNTKAIIINHASNVCGTILPIKEIGALCKKHNKIFILDTAQTSGVIDIDMKECNIDILCFTGHKGLLGPQGIGGFLIKDELVSKVDSLIQGGTGSLSEDETQPNYMPDKYESGTLNIIGIYGLNRALKYIKEIGISNIHKKEMKLTKQFIDEIKAIDESLIVGKMDIDNRTSVVSLDFKELDNGVVCHELDKKYNISTRSGLHCAPSAHKTLKTFPDGTVRFSFGYFNSEKEVDYVIDCIKKILNKNNCKNL; from the coding sequence TTGAGTAGAGTATATTGTGACAATGGAGCAACATCATATCCAAAAGCGCCTTTAATGGCAGAGGTAATTTCAGATTATATAAATAATATAGGGTGTAATGTAAATAGAGGGGCATATTCAACTTCTTATGAAGCTGAAAATATTGTTTATGAAACAAGAGAATTAATATGTGAGTTATTTAATTTTGATAAAGCTGAAAACGTTGTTTTCACACCTAATATTACTAATAGTTTAAATGTAGTTATTAAGGGATTACTAAAAGAAAATGATCATGTTGTAGTTTCCTCTATGGAACATAATGCAGTTATGAGACCTTTAAATTTTTTAAAAGATAAAAATGTAACTTTTACAAGGGTTATGTGTAATAATTTAGGAGAAATTAATTTAGAAGATGTGGAAAATGCAATTAAAGATAATACCAAAGCTATAATTATAAATCATGCATCAAATGTATGTGGAACTATTTTGCCTATAAAAGAAATAGGGGCTTTGTGTAAAAAGCATAATAAGATATTTATATTAGACACTGCTCAAACTAGTGGAGTGATTGATATAGACATGAAAGAATGTAATATAGATATACTTTGTTTTACAGGCCATAAAGGATTACTAGGGCCTCAAGGTATAGGTGGATTCTTGATAAAAGATGAATTGGTATCAAAAGTTGATTCATTAATACAAGGTGGAACTGGTAGTTTATCTGAAGATGAAACTCAGCCAAATTATATGCCTGATAAGTATGAAAGTGGGACTTTAAATATAATTGGAATTTATGGACTTAATAGAGCTTTAAAATATATAAAAGAGATTGGGATTTCTAATATACATAAAAAAGAAATGAAACTTACAAAACAATTTATAGATGAAATAAAAGCTATTGATGAAAGTTTAATAGTTGGAAAAATGGATATTGATAATAGAACTAGTGTGGTTTCTCTTGATTTTAAGGAACTTGATAATGGTGTAGTTTGCCATGAACTTGATAAAAAATATAATATATCAACTAGAAGTGGACTTCATTGTGCTCCTTCTGCCCACAAAACATTAAAAACATTTCCTGATGGCACAGTTAGGTTTAGTTTTGGGTATTTTAACAGTGAAAAAGAAGTTGATTATGTTATTGATTGTATAAAGAAAATATTAAATAAAAATAATTGTAAGAATCTATAA